agcatatggctcagatgctctacacattgaaccgGGCCGGTGCGCAGCAGGATAAGcgagatagaagcacttagagcggAATAAGTCTGagctaagtgcaagaagggaacaaggaagagggaagaacataaacagggaagatgGGAACTatacaaacagatgagatggatacagatgagttccccagacaaatacactggggggagggaggaagtgacaggcaacacaaaatcatgtcaggaggtaaggctcatgacacaACCTAGAGTAGCCCTTCATTGGGCCAACACCTGTAGATCCCCCAAGCACATCtcaagcagcaacaagtTATCCCCTAAGCAAAGAATATCTATCAGCGCAACCAGGAGAAAcagatgaagaaaaggaggcaaCAACACTACACAACATGGCTACCATCATGGGCAGAGCCTTATCTGTCCCACTTCAGAGCACCTTCAGGGGACTATCCCAAACTCCTGGCCCAGCCTAAGTCAAATCAGAAatccctgctcctgagaGGTATGATGGGAAGAAGGGCCCTGCAGCCAAATCATTTATCCTAgattgcaaaacctactTCCTTAGCAATGCTTCCTCATTTCCTTCTGACCACAGTCGGATCTCCTTTGTTCTCATGAACCTAAAGGATGGACAACCCAAGAAATGGGGACAGATCTATTTAGAGAAGCTGCTGAATGGGGATGACAAGCCAACCTTGGAATCCTGGAATACATTTGAAACAGCATTCTTGCACTACTGGAGcaatccagcagcagcacaaaTTGCAGAATGACGCCTGCGCAAGCTCAAGCAGCTGAAATCAGCAAGCAATTATGCCACAGAGTTTAGAATCATAACCAACAAACTAGAATGGTCAGACCCAgccctcattgcctccttccACCAGGAACTCAAAGCAGAAGTCAGAAGCAAGCCAATTGAGTACACCCTGCACAAGAACATCACTGAACTGGACGAGTTTATCTCTACTGCCTGTCTAATTGATCACACGCTGTTTGAGGCATGCAAGGAGCTAAGAAAtgacagcaacagcagcaccagCTCACCACAACGCCCTGCTCAAGGGCACTCAAGCACttttgtttccaagaagGTTCAGGAAGCAAGGAGAAACGCTggagaatgttccaagtgtGGGGAGAAGTCTCACAAATGGGAGGACTGCAAGAATGGATGGCACCTCAAAACAATAGAACGTTCTAAGCCTGATTCAGGAAAGGCtgcagaagtagaagagctGGAATTGCTTCCCCAAGCAGGAAAGGAAGTGCTCTGTGTCTAGGCTTCCTGAATCCCTGATGTCTATAGAACTCTTGTTTTGTGCAGCCCTGCAAACCAATAAATCACCACTGCTCACTATAGACATAGAGGAATCACAGACACTCAAACAGCCctaattgattctggttctTCTGCTAACTTTGTTGATCCCCAATTTGCCCGCTCCCACAACATTCCACTCATTGAATTGGACTCCCCCCGCTCTGTCATTATCAATGGCAAACAAGTCTGCAACCCTATCCGCTTCAAGGCCCAATTAGTCTTTAGCTCTCAAAACAGGCAATTATCCACCATCTTCTATGCCCTGCCCCATGGAAACAGAAACCTTATCCTTGGAACCCCCTGGCTCAAATTGGCTAACCCAGACATTGATTAGACCACGATGAAAATTTCACTCCAGCTAGCTACAGAAGCGCGAGCTGGCAGCATTAACCCTGAGCCTCAGAATCCTGTTGGATTTCAGGAGTTCTGGAAAGTGTTCAATAAAGAGTTCTTTACCACACTGCCAGAACATCGCCCTTATGACATTGCTATTGACCTGGACAAAGAGAAACAGCCTCCCAAGGCCCAACCTATTCTATGACCCCTGCAGAGAGAGAAGCACTCAAGGAACACATTGACTCAAAACTTGCAGCTGGAAAGATTGTGGCAACCATCTCACCAGCGGGAGCCCCAgtgatgtttgtaaaaagggCTAATGGCAGGCTTTGCTTTAATTATGGATTATTGCCGGCTAaatgccatcacaatcaaggacagaTATGGACtaccaagacaggacaaGCTAATTGAGAAATTGCGCCATGCTAAGATCTTCACAAAGCTAGATTTGAGGAATGGATATCACCACATcagaatcaaggaaggagatgaatggaaggctgcattttgcactgcccttggtcactttACTCCCATAGTCATGCAATTGGGCCTTAGCAATGCCCCAGCTGTGTTTAtgcgcttcatgaacaacatatTCTGTGATTTACTGGACATCTCTGTGGTTGTGTACCTGGTTGACATCTTAAActtctcaaactcaagagaagagcatgtggaacatgtcaaggaagtcttatCTTGCTTGCTGAAGCATAACCTATtctgcaaccctgccaaatgctacttctttgtcaCAGAAGTCACCTACATTGGCCTTGTCTTTCCCCATGGAGATGCCATCAGGAGTAATCACAAGGTGCAAGTGATCATGGACTGGCCTGAACCCCAAAATGTGAAACAGGtgcaatcattcctaggctttgcaaACTTCTACTGTTGCTTTGTCCCCAACTTCTCTTGCTTAGCACGCCCTCTGAATAAC
The window above is part of the Rhizoctonia solani chromosome 7, complete sequence genome. Proteins encoded here:
- a CDS encoding Retrotransposable element Tf2 protein; the encoded protein is MMAKDANLTLPEVLNEGLAEKQEANHLEDQFVEKVLYTNLDQPNEDQPNPPLADKQLLNNISKDKDEFEKGAEIKRMVGKLKQLKSASNYATEFRIITNKLEWSDPALIASFHQELKAEVRSKPIEYTLHKNITELDEFISTACLIDHTLFEACKELRNDSNSSTSSPQRPAQGHSSTFVSKKVQEARRNAGECSKCGEKSHKWEDCKNGWHLKTIERSKPDSGKAAEVEELELLPQAGKEVLYTQTALIDSGSSANFVDPQFARSHNIPLIELDSPRSVIINGKQVCNPIRFKAQLVFSSQNRQLSTIFYALPHGNRNLILGTPWLKLANPDID
- a CDS encoding Retrotransposable element Tf2 protein, which gives rise to MDYCRLNAITIKDRYGLPRQDKLIEKLRHAKIFTKLDLRNGYHHIRIKEGDEWKAAFCTALGHFTPIVMQLGLSNAPAVFMRFMNNIFCDLLDISVVVYLVDILNFSNSREEHVEHVKEVLSCLLKHNLFCNPAKCYFFVTEVTYIGLVFPHGDAIRSNHKVQVIMDWPEPQNVKQVQSFLGFANFYCCFVPNFSCLARPLNNLTPREQPWIWLEEQKAAFDAIKAEICKEPVLAHPDESKPYTLETDASGAAMGAVLSQRKEDGCLHPVAYMSASFSPAELNYDTHDKELLAIIRAFEHWRIFLEGTEQPITAFTDHKNLEYWKSARTFDRRHARWHLMLASYSFVIAYRPGKQSQKPDALSR